The nucleotide window TTATAAAGTCTGCATTTTTATActgttttcaaaaaaaatttacacCTGATGTAGATCACATAAAGTATAATCTTCCCAATCATGTTAAGTTGCACATCTGAATGCTAACTTTCTTTATGCATACTATAAAAAAACTATAACTGTTCAAACTCTTGAAAAAAAGGTGTCAGTATTGTTTTCTTTAACTAAACAAAATAGCGAGTCACATTATTTAAACAGAACCATCTTTTCTTAAAAGTGACTTCCTTTGCAACCTCagcagtcatctagtccaatgctcATACAAAAGAAGCCTGTGTCTAGGTGTCTGAGGAAGAAAACATATTCAGTAAAAGTATTGTATTTGAATTCTACCTGCAGGACCCTGGACACATCTGAGTTTCAagttccatatctgtaaaatgacttatGACCTCTCAGGTCACTTCCAGCTATGATCCTGTGAGGTATAATCTGATGTTTAGTTTTTGCAAGTAGAGAACATGAAAAAATGCAAAAGCAATGGAAACTAAGGCCAACCTCATGTTTTGCTTTGCATGCTTACTCCTCCCCCTACTCTCACTAATAGTTCCCAACAATTCTACTTAATTTTTTCAGAGAACAGTTTTCCTGTTTAAAAGCCTATATACTTTCCCTGGCTTGTACTAGCACAGAGGAATAACTTCAAACTCTTAGATCCTTGCTTAGCAAGCGGCAAATGCCAAAGAAAGTAAATTGTCACGGAATGTTTCTATGGTTCCTATAATCTTTCCCCCAAACCTTCCCATGTGATGAATTTTCCTACTATGACTGGGGATATCCCATTCCCTTCTAGCCTCATAGGCTTATAACTTGGTATCATCAAGCTTACAACTTACACATGCTCACCCCATGAAAACTAATTTATTGCCAAGTCTTActgtttctaccttcataacTCATATACATCTTCTCTCCTGACATTGCCACAACCCTTATTGCCCAACTAGATTGCTGCAGCAgtcttcttagtatcaattctaaggcagaaggtaagggttaaaaaaaaaaagatcctgaaATCAGTTGCCTTAAACTCAACCATATGCATACATTAAGCTCCATTACGAAAGTTGTAATCCAAGAGCAAGTCTCTACTCTTCACTCTTGCTCAGGCCCCATATCCAATCATCTACCAAATCAGGTCCTCTATATCAGCTTCTCTCATATTAATCTCTTCCTGCTCACACCACAACCACTGAAATGGTCTATTTGTTCTTCCTACATCCAACTGTTTTCCCACCAATCTATCCTATAAACAGCTGTCAAATTTATATTCCAAAACTTTGAAGTTACCTTGCTCGGGAAACTGCAGTGGTCCCTTTGtacaaatacaaattcctcttttTGGAAATCTGGATCAAGTCTATCTTTTTAGGATGGTTTCACATCATTCCCTTTCATGTACTCTATGGCTGAATCAAACTGCCATCTTGGTACCTGTATATAACATTACATCTCCTACTTCTATGCCATTGCATAGGTTGTTCCCTGTAcctaaaatttttcccttcttcacTGCTGCCTCTAAAACTTCCACCTACCCTTCAATAATcaattcaaatgctaccttctttGAGGTCTTCCAATCTTCCCTATTAGTTCAACTTCCCAAAATTATACCTACATACACATAATTACAAACCCATATACAGATGAATACTATATCTTGCACTTGTTTATCTGCTAACATCTatctccccaatagaatgtaaacttgaaagtagggattgtttcagtTTATAATGCCCAGTACAACGTCTGGTATATAGTAGACAcacaaaaatgtttctaaatcGACTGAAAAATTAAACTGCAATGGGATCTGCTTTGCAAACAGTTGGAATTAATCTGGTTTCACAATACTCACTGCTCCTAGAATATGTGCTCCCAAGATTCTGTCTGTTGATTTCTGACCAAGGATCTTCACCATGCCATCTGTGTCAGCATTAGTCTTAGCTCTGCTATTAGCAGCAAAAGGAAACTTTCCAATTTTGTACTCAACACCCTATGAAAAACAGATACTGAATAAAGCATATATAAGCATTATAAAACTTCATCCCATTTGGTGGAATAATATACTGCACACAAAGAACATTTATTCACAGATGACttaaaaggaaagaactcttaaATGGATAAACATGAGCATAAAAAGTGGGTAAATGTGAATATGTATATAATCACAGAACATCAGACCTGGAATGGATCTTAGTGAATGTGTCTAAACTGATATTTGGCAGATGAGAATCCACTCAGAAAGATAAGTGACCAAGTTATGATCACATAGTAAAGTCAAAGCAAGAACTTATTTCCTCCTGGCTCTAGCCCTCACTCCCCCAGCCCCTCCCTCACCCACTAGTTTTCTTGCCACTAAAGCTCTTCATTATGTTCTTCAATATGATGCTCACTGTACAAATGACATCTGGATAATACTGTGTTTTATGCTAAGTGCATCAAGTTAATTATAAATCTACTAATAATATAGCTTTTTAAATGCTAAGAAAATTATTACAGGCCAAGCTTTaacaattttaataaaatgaCTCAAAGTACTATAATGTTGACAACTACACCTATTGCTTTTAAACAGCTATCAAATTCAAACATTATGGGTGATGTTAGTTTAGTTTACATATGTGGCCCAGAAAACCTAAGTTAAATTTTTATTACCTCTTCTTTCAATTGCTCCTCTGATTTACCAACCCATGCAACTTCAGGATGTGTATAGATCACTGAAGGCACACAATTGTAGTCAATGTGTACAGCACCACCAGCCATCCCTTCAATACAGATAATGCCTTCATCTTCTGCTTTGTGAGCTAACATGGGGCCAGCAATTACATCTCCGATAGCATAGATACTATATCACAAAATGACAAGAAAAACAGTACCCAGTGAAACCCTAAGCGCAAAATGTCTaaataaaaacctaaaaagaaaatcacattgatttttttttaaatcaaaaggtTAAGATTCTAATTCCCAAATtccataaaatataattttagttattttatgaATCCACATCCCAGAATTCTGAAGTTTCACATTTTCACTGTGGTTGACTCTTCCCCCacatgagatatttttaaatttttatatattataaatctcattttcaaaataggaagatttgaaataaaatttttaaagtttattgaaAATGTTTACAACTAACTGACTTACTTTGGAATTTTGGTTTGGAATCTGCTATTGACTGGGATTCTACCTTTGGGATCTAGCTCAATTCCAAGTTCTTCTAGTCCCAGATTTTTGGTGAAGGGTCGTCGGCCAATACAAACCAAGAGTAAATCACAAGTGATAACTTCAGCTTTTCCACCAGAAGCAGCTTCAATTCTAAGCAAAAGACAATAACAAAGTCCTAGTTATTACGAATCCAAATATACTTGAAATGAACACCATTAACTAAAATTACCATACTCAAAGAttggtttttttaattctatgacCACAAAGACCTGTCCAAGAGTAAGCAAAGTAAGTAGTACTTGATGATTTCACCAGTGTGGCGTACAAGTCAGAATCTGCTTATAACTTCAGTCATACAAAGCCGAGATTCAAAATGGTTGTAGTGACTTGCTCTTTAgtcacagacaaaaaaaaatgtcataggCAGAAtataaacccagatcttcttccTATAGAAATTCcacattctatccattatactacactgttgtttttttctccacatattctAATAATTGTGAGATGATCCAAGATAAATTCTAGCTCAAAATCTGTTTATCTGTTTATCAGGTCTATCATTAAAATCTCCTGTGCAaacaaaataaacttattttcctTCCACTAAGTCACACATTTCTAAATAAGGTTAGGGACTTTGagtttttagcatttttaaaattaaccatTCAAAGTAAATGAATTACTTTCTATAAATTCAACATAAGCTATAAATGTATCAGTTCCTAATGCAATTCTATAACTACTTCAACCATTTCACTATTtcctaatttcatttaatttcctcttactaaaaatctaaataaagccTCGAGGGACTgcatatcaaaatttaaaaatatatagaaattttgttttgctattaTACACTAAGGTAAAAAGATATTTTAGGAGATAAAATGTTTAGGTAGAAGTCAAATCAACACCAAAATGCCTTTAAAATCTGAATGTTTGACCAAtacaaaaaaatcttcataaaagcataacacacataaaaataaatgcaccagACTTACGCTACATCAATTTTTCCATCTGGTTTCTTGGTAGCCCCAGTAACTTTAGTATTTAGTTTAAATTTAAATCCCTGTTTTTGGAGGATTCGCTGAAAATTTTTAGAAATCTCCATATCAATTCCCATGCCACCAACATGACCCAAGAACTCAATTGCTGTCACATCAGAACCAAGTCGTTGCCAAACTGAACCCTGCAAGTAACAAATCATGaatataaatatcaaattttaaaagctacatatttcattggtaaaataaattaGATGATCACATACTGTGTTGTTTAAAATAAAGAAGCCTAAACAATGTTAATTTTAGCATCTTATTTTTTGAGCCCATGCAACATTTCAGTTGATAATGTACAACATAAGTAAAATTATACCTGACAAACAGGCCCATAATATAGCATATTCATGTCCTCAATCAAGACTTTTCTAGAAAATATACAACTTCCTCTGAAAATCAGTTCCCACAGCTAATTGTATAATTATTAAGAAagcatatattttacataaacaTATTCTAACACCTGCTAAAGGGATTTATATATCTTCAttaatcaaataatatttctttatagtAGAACTATGGGTATGAGAGAATATTCCTAGTCATAAATGACATTGCACTAAATTACACGTGAAGCACTGGTATTTATACTGACATCTAGAAGTACTCTATCCACATCCTAACTAtacatacatgactgaaaaacaaaatgcatGAAAAACAATTAATGTCTAGTTACCACATGTAATTTGATGAGTAGCCCCAGAGGGGTATGAGGGTAGGGTGGAGGGTATGGTTGTGGGTGGAAATATGCAAAGGTATATTTCCCATTTCTTAGGTCCCCAAGAGGATAAAAACTACCCAGTAAAAAGATCCCAAACTTAAGATAGTGACAAAAGATCAAATCTTTAAAAGTGACCAAATATTCTTCCTGAGTCAATATATAGTTATCAATCAGAAATACAACAATCTAAGAAAGCATAAAATTATAAATGACCCAAATGGAAATGCAAAGAGATGGCTGGGTATGATATAGGATATTGCCAACTTATGTGTCtctatgtaaatataattatataatcacAAATAGACATGTATATAAGAttcatgtttgtgtgtgtatattaagTTTGAATAAGTCATCTATTTCAACTCCCAAGCCAGATCAGGAATCCTCTTTACAATGGAATACAGAAACGTTGTGTGTACCCATgtgcacatgcatgcatgcatgcacacacgtAAGACACACACTCCACTTACCAGTTCCACACCTATTACTCCCCCACCAATGACAATCATCTTTTCTGGAACTTTTTTTAAGGATAAAGCACCTGTTGATGATACAATTGTATCTTCATCAAtctataaaatcaaatgaaaaagagaCATTACACAATCTTTTGTTGTTTCTATAAATTAGAGATTTCACTTAATGCCATTATtaaaatgtcttttctaaaaCCTCTATTCCCAATTTTTTGGGAATAttcccaaatatttattgaaatgtaTTAGAAAAAGCTCATTTGAAAAGCTCATTTTTATCAGCTATCATGGTTAAAAACAAAATGCTAAGTTTAACCTCAAAgcaaactaaaattattttaatattcttcagTAATGGACTAAAATTGTTCAAAATCAAAATGACATAACAATttagtaaaacattttttataaaagccgtcaataatatttataaattataccGTGATTCCAGGGAAGGGAGCAACTTCTGAACCTGTGGCTATGAGAATGTTCTTTGTATTGATAACCTGAGAGCTGCCATCAGATTTTGTTGCTGTAACCTGATTTTTGCCTGTTATCTTTCCAAATCCATCCACACGGGTGACCTTTGGgaaaagataacatttatatatggaTAAACTTaacatgtatgtatgtacttGTCCATAGGAAAAAACCCATGAAATAACAGAacagcagctaacatttatatatattttaaaatctgtaatacatttttcatgattatctcattttatcttcataacaaatcTAGAATTTGGGTGATTtatgatacccattttacaaaagaggaaacaaaagcttaaagaagttaagtgacttgcctagggtcacaaagctggcaAGTATCTGAGATGGTATCTGAAATGCTggtctttcttactccaagaccagcactctaCTATACTCCACAAGTATGAAAATCAGAAATGGTATTATTTCATTAAAGTAGCTTTATTAACTTTAATACAAATATTTCAGAGGAATAAATTTGAAGCTACATTAAATATTGCTCTAAAAAGGACAATTATTCTATTCCTTTCTCATATATGCaaagtttcaaataaaatatatcactCTTTATTCTCAATTCAGATCCCAGGTCTTCTCACCCCTAAGCCTGGaacttgataataataatataactgGATAATCTAGTTatctttcaagattcagctcaaatgaCACCTCTCCTATAAAGCCTGCCCTAAttcctttcatctggattttttcccctcagatAGCATGACACATATATTTACTCATGTTTAAGTCTATAACTCCTATATATTGTAAAGACTTTAAGAATAGAAATAATGACTTAGAAATTTGTCCTGATACCTAACACAGTGGACTAACTACACTAGACACTCAAAGTGTTAGACAAATGAGTTAAAACTCCAACATGTTTTTATAAAAAGCTAAACTGTCagcaagaaattattttatatgaaataaaacacaaagaaacTTGAAGATAAAACAAACCTTATTTTGCTTAAATAAGTGAGCAATTCCACCAGTTAAAGCCTTTACTGCACCATTCTTTTGCTCCATCATCTTCTCTAAATTCAAGCGGATTTCTGAAActgtaatttgtaaaatgaatatttaaaccATGAATCCTTACTCATCTTTAAAGGTAAATATTAAAACATGAATTCCTTTTCCTAAAACCGCTTCCACTTATCATACTTCTAGGATAAATCAAACTACAGAACATTTTTCAGCTATGCACCATATTACAACTTCCTAGAGAACTATGCATCAAGATATACTTTTCAAATGTAcgagaaatcaagccattctccaactgacaaatggtcaaaggatatgaataagcagttttcagatgaagaaatcaaaactaccaataatcacatgaaaaagtgttctaaatccctcctgattagagaaatgcagatcaaaacaatgctgaggtaccacctcacaactagcagattggccaatataacagtaaaggaaaataataaatgttgaaggggatgtggcaaaattgggacactaatacactgatggtagaattgtgaattgaaggaaatctggaattatgccaaggggctttaaaagaatgcatacctttagatccagcaacaccactactaggtttgtaccccaaagatataataatgaaaaatgtttatacaaaaatatttatagctgcactctgtggtggcaaaaaaataggaaaatgagggagtgtcccttgattgaggaatggctaaacaaattgtggtatatgatggtaatggaatagtattgtgcaatgtagattttaaattaatattcaatatctccaaagtataatatttataaagattcgttaatattaattaatattaattattttattaaaatatttaattaaattaattaatattaatactagagagctagagaacacagggaacgtTTACCACTCAATTCACATGGGAGAGGGTATTGCAGAGCGaacccaaactatatacagacCACATAACAATGCACatatacaaaaggcaaaaggaactgtgggtaatacagaaaggaatttgaggcaatgcagttccaggtgttcaagattttccaactatacagcaacaaggaacaataaactgcttgatttccatacaagctggaaagacctccacaaatTGATGTggagcgaaatgagcagaactgggagaacactgtgggacgatcatatgtaatcaactttgctcctaatagcaatacaaagatccaggacaatcctgaaggacttatgagaaagaatgctatccacatcgaaagaaagaaaccttgggagtaaaaatgtaaaaggaaaacatttgatttctcacttgtttatatgggtattggatgtgttgttttggtttttttaaaagattactctagggggcagctgggtagctcagtggagtgagagtcaggcctagagaccagaggtcctaggttcaaatctggcctcagacacttcccagctttgtgaccctgagcaagtcacttgacccccattgcccacccttaccactcttccacctatgagccaatacacagaagttaagggtttaaaaaaaaaaagattactctattacaaaaatgaataataaggaaataggtacatgtataacccagtggaattgcttattggctctgggaggagggagggaaaaggagggaaaaggggaggttacatgaatcatgtaaccatggaaaaatactcaaataaaaaaatatcttcccatcaaaaaaaaaaaaaaaagatgataggcTTTTAAAAACTTTCCAATCTCCCAAATTCTTTACTCACTTGCTGGGTAATGAACAAATatttgaaatcttttaaaaatttagttcatgtaaggagaaaacatttttaaaaggcaagaaaagtTCCAATATACAGTAGCATATGTAGTAAGTATGAACTATGTTTTAATCACCAATCATTAACGAGACTTTGAAATCAATACATAAAAAGTATATAACAGAATTACTTAAACGCAAAAGAAAATTTAGCTGTGTGGCATATAAGGAAACAGCACTGGATATGGAGTCTGAGGACCCCTGTGTTAACTGGCTCTCTCATTTACTAGCTATCTGACTTTATGCAACTCCATTCACCTCTTGgccctcagttccttcaactataaaatgagaggtataGGCTGGTGTCTTAGAAtctttaaattctaaattcctcagtaacttgctcaaggtcacatgctGTTTGACCTTGAAGTGGTGAAGGTAGCTAGAACACTGGACTTAAAAATCATAAGACCTAGGTTTGCATCctgccctcagacattttctaccatattacaaatcacttaacctttgttacTGTTCTTAATCTTGACTGACTTTTTTTTAGTCtagtctgactctttatgatcccatttggggttttcttgacaaagatacaggaggggtttgccatttccttctccagctcattttacaaaagaggaaacaaaggcaaacaggaagtgacttgccccaggatcatacagctagtgtctgaagccagatttaaactcagatcttcctgactccacacttggcactctatctactgtcctGTGTCGCACAGATGTCCAATCACTTCATCTATTGAGCCTCAAATCTCTCATCTATACAGTGAAAGTTAGACTCAATGACCCAAAgacctttccaattctaaatctctaTGTTACTATGgtatttactagttatgtaatTATAGGCAAATAACTAAACCTCTTAGagtctgtttcctcttctataaaatggagataatacttatgctatctacctcacagggttactCTATAAATGTTGAAGTTCCATATAAATGTAATCCAAGTTATCATATTTATACTTAGAAAGAGTCAGGACCTAACTTGGTCTCCTGCCTCTGAGCTAAATGTGCTTTCGGTTATAGTGTGTTTATATTTAATCATGTTAATCACCTAAGTGAAATTTGCTTCAATCTTTTGCATGTCTCCATCCCCATAGTTTGCCTAGATTATAGTCTCTTCTCTAGGAGGATTATTGTTACCAATAGATAGGTGGAGGCAAGATGGTACTGTGCTATTTGGTCTTTCTCTCTGTGACATACTTTACCTACATAATAGTCTTGTCATCAATACAagctggagaaaaaagaatgaaggcaaATATGTAGATAAAAATCGCTGAAAATGTCATTCCTCTGTATAGCAAAACTAACCACAGCTCATCTTCATAGTCAAAGGCTCGATTGAGGTTCCTTGTTTTGTCTGTATTTAATCTTCTAGTTTTTAAGATCTAACCTGCTCTGGCTCTTGCTTCAAGAGAAGCTACACTCTATACCAGAGGTCTCCAGACAGTTCTCAAAACCCATAGTTGAAGACTCCACACTGTTTCCATAtaattttctctctatatttgtcTGAATTCTCACGTGGCAGCACTCCTTCCCCATACTGTTTGGTAACTTTACTGTTAACTTTCCTTCTAATTCCCTAGAGATTAAGTCTTTAGGAACTAGTTTCAAAAACGCTGAGAAACTCTGGGCTAAGTTTTTCTATCCCCCCATCTTCCTGTTCCTAATTCAATATTACACCTCTCACAAAGATCCTGATATCCATTCTCTCACCATCTGCTTTGTGCTATAGAGCCAGTACAGGAAACAAAAGGATGAAGGATGGCAATCCAGGAATTTGaaggtcatttttcttttcaagccaaaattttcccatgttttctttgattctaatttttcctATTATAGAAACACCTTCCAAAAAGTTTGTCATTCTATGTGTACTTAGCAATACTTTTAACTATGAACTGCATACTTACTTTCAATTCCTCTAGAGGCAAAATCTTTATGAGCCAAATgataaaaatgtgagttattcAATAAAgcctgaaaggaaaaggaaaaaaaaactatcaaaaacAATAGTActtaaaacaaaagtgaaaacagaAAACATTTATGGATGTGTTTATCCATAACTATGCCTGGTACTCTATCATTAAGAGCTACTGTTGATCATCAGAAAGGCATaggtttcagaaaaagaaaagactcagAAAGGGAAGTTGGGTTCAATTGCTAATTCATTCAGTACATTATTCTAAATACCTTGGAGAATACAAAGTAAGTAAAAGAATTGTCCTTGCATTTAAGAGGCTTACCAAAAACCTTATTACTGAAGGATGTGGGAAGACAGGGGAGTAGGATTATGTTGATTAAGtcattttggaaaggtttggaattataacaaggaaaattattaaatttttcataTCCAGTAACTGAGATTTCATTACTGGGACACTAACTCAAGAAGGCTGAAAGCAAGAGAAGTctcatgtatataaaaatatcgATAGTAGCATTATTTGTGgttaaaaggaaaagggggaaaaaaaacccaaacaccaTGTGGGCAGATAGGTGGTGGAGTGGATTCAGAGGCgagcctaaagatgagaggtcctaggctACAATTTGCTTCAAAGgaacttcctaattgtgtgaccctgggcaggtcacttaacccccttgcctaacccttaccactcttttgccttggaaccaaaacacactattgattttaagaccgaaggtatgggtttaaaataaaaacctttaaaaaaaaaccttgaaatgaATTATGACCCAATAACTGGAAAATAGTGAAGAAGTTGTGGCATTTGAATATAACAATGTTACTGTACACTaaggaatgacaaatataaagaattcagagctGGTCAGGAATATGTGAATGAAGtgacaaaaagtgaaaaaaagcagagccaaaagactacacaaaatgattataaaaatgtaaatcaagTCAACACTATATTGGTGAAAACTGATTAAGGGAAAAATAAGACTCTTCtgtttttccagcaatttttgtcaaataatgttcGTGTTCTTGGGTTTCTCAAACCCTGGATTacaatttatatatttgcttCTATCTGCTgattatctagaccagtgatgggcaaactatggctgtgggacattattcttaatctgacgaatacaatgagtaggatacaatacaatgaaacttcgaagagttgccttagaaacagactgacagatgagcatttcctttcctttggccccctctttaaaaagtttactcatcactgatctagaccattccactgatttcctttttgtttttaatctagtACCATGTGGTTGAAACAATTTCTACTTGGTAATAGTTTGTAAACTGGTAATGCTGTGACTTTCTTTTCCTAACTTCTTTTCATATGTGTCTCAATATTCCTAAAccatataaagtttaaaaaaaaaagctataaagtGCCTCAATGAACTTTTTGAACTGATCCCACAGTGAGCCCATAAGGCAGTGATCTCCATTTTGTTCACttattcattaataaaaaaaatttaaagcataaACTGTCAATATGTTTATTGACATTGACAAaacattaatttataaattatatgtatatactgttgtattgttatttaaatgcattaaaacatacaaaataaatttaaaaggatgAGATATAAATTAAAGGCATTTTAAATCTTTTACTTTAATGAAAGAGCTTTATTACTATTCTTAATACTTTTAGCAAGAGCAACAAAattgaaaatgctttttttctaaa belongs to Gracilinanus agilis isolate LMUSP501 chromosome 5, AgileGrace, whole genome shotgun sequence and includes:
- the DLD gene encoding dihydrolipoyl dehydrogenase, mitochondrial isoform X3, which gives rise to MQSWSRVSCALAKRGHFSRIPHGLQGIFAVPLRTYADQPIDADVTVIGSGPGGYVAAIKAAQLGFKTVCVEKNETLGGTCLNVGCIPSKALLNNSHFYHLAHKDFASRGIEISEIRLNLEKMMEQKNGAVKALTGGIAHLFKQNKIDEDTIVSSTGALSLKKVPEKMIVIGGGVIGVELGSVWQRLGSDVTAIEFLGHVGGMGIDMEISKNFQRILQKQGFKFKLNTKVTGATKKPDGKIDVAIEAASGGKAEVITCDLLLVCIGRRPFTKNLGLEELGIELDPKGRIPVNSRFQTKIPNIYAIGDVIAGPMLAHKAEDEGIICIEGMAGGAVHIDYNCVPSVIYTHPEVAWVGKSEEQLKEEGVEYKIGKFPFAANSRAKTNADTDGMVKILGQKSTDRILGAHILGAGAGEMINEAALALEYGASCEDVARVCHAHPTVSEAFREANLAASFGKAINF
- the DLD gene encoding dihydrolipoyl dehydrogenase, mitochondrial isoform X1; this encodes MQSWSRVSCALAKRGHFSRIPHGLQGIFAVPLRTYADQPIDADVTVIGSGPGGYVAAIKAAQLGFKTVCVEKNETLGGTCLNVGCIPSKALLNNSHFYHLAHKDFASRGIEISEIRLNLEKMMEQKNGAVKALTGGIAHLFKQNKVTRVDGFGKITGKNQVTATKSDGSSQVINTKNILIATGSEVAPFPGITIDEDTIVSSTGALSLKKVPEKMIVIGGGVIGVELGSVWQRLGSDVTAIEFLGHVGGMGIDMEISKNFQRILQKQGFKFKLNTKVTGATKKPDGKIDVAIEAASGGKAEVITCDLLLVCIGRRPFTKNLGLEELGIELDPKGRIPVNSRFQTKIPNIYAIGDVIAGPMLAHKAEDEGIICIEGMAGGAVHIDYNCVPSVIYTHPEVAWVGKSEEQLKEEGVEYKIGKFPFAANSRAKTNADTDGMVKILGQKSTDRILGAHILGAGAGEMINEAALALEYGASCEDVARVCHAHPTVSEAFREANLAASFGKAINF
- the DLD gene encoding dihydrolipoyl dehydrogenase, mitochondrial isoform X2; translated protein: MQSWSRVSCALAKRGHFSRIPHGLQGIFAVPLRTYADQPIDADVTVIGSGPGGYVAAIKAAQLGFKALLNNSHFYHLAHKDFASRGIEISEIRLNLEKMMEQKNGAVKALTGGIAHLFKQNKVTRVDGFGKITGKNQVTATKSDGSSQVINTKNILIATGSEVAPFPGITIDEDTIVSSTGALSLKKVPEKMIVIGGGVIGVELGSVWQRLGSDVTAIEFLGHVGGMGIDMEISKNFQRILQKQGFKFKLNTKVTGATKKPDGKIDVAIEAASGGKAEVITCDLLLVCIGRRPFTKNLGLEELGIELDPKGRIPVNSRFQTKIPNIYAIGDVIAGPMLAHKAEDEGIICIEGMAGGAVHIDYNCVPSVIYTHPEVAWVGKSEEQLKEEGVEYKIGKFPFAANSRAKTNADTDGMVKILGQKSTDRILGAHILGAGAGEMINEAALALEYGASCEDVARVCHAHPTVSEAFREANLAASFGKAINF